From Alienimonas californiensis, a single genomic window includes:
- a CDS encoding DUF1559 domain-containing protein produces the protein MSRPSKLRAGFTLIELLVVIAIIAILVSLLLPAVQQAREAARRSQCQNNLKQLGLAMHNYHSTHKAFPIGRGDNDGGRRWSALVGLTPYLDQTALWNQISKPSLLNSNGTTRAADNPWPAMGPNPWDEAYPPWATQIATLLCPSDPAPVIAEGDTNYAVNWGDNGDGNDDHFGTDGRVRGMFGRVRSSTLADMRDGTTSTLLMGEIGRGRSSRHYQAAFARDLTEIFENPQENCVDVVNDPQNPGFYNTTVRVDTGGDQWRGTRWADGSTVFTGFNTMLPPNGPSCMEGGGDSANSIMSAGGYHSGGVQVVFGDGSVSMINETIDVGDQTALAPTFGRSPYGIWGALGSRDGGEVVDEF, from the coding sequence ATGTCGCGACCTTCGAAACTCCGTGCCGGTTTCACGCTGATTGAGCTACTCGTGGTGATCGCGATCATCGCGATTCTCGTGAGCCTACTGCTCCCGGCCGTTCAGCAGGCCCGTGAAGCCGCTCGCCGCAGCCAGTGTCAGAACAATCTGAAGCAACTCGGCTTGGCGATGCACAACTACCACAGCACCCATAAGGCCTTCCCCATTGGGCGGGGCGACAACGACGGCGGCCGGCGGTGGAGTGCGTTGGTGGGGCTGACCCCGTACCTCGACCAGACCGCCCTGTGGAACCAAATCAGCAAGCCGTCGCTCCTCAACTCTAACGGCACCACCCGCGCCGCAGACAACCCGTGGCCGGCGATGGGGCCGAACCCCTGGGACGAAGCCTACCCCCCGTGGGCGACCCAGATCGCTACCCTGTTGTGCCCGTCCGACCCCGCCCCCGTGATCGCTGAGGGGGACACGAACTACGCCGTCAACTGGGGCGACAACGGCGACGGGAACGACGACCACTTCGGGACCGACGGGCGCGTTCGCGGCATGTTCGGTCGGGTGCGGTCCTCGACGCTGGCCGACATGCGGGACGGGACGACGTCCACCCTGCTGATGGGCGAGATCGGCCGCGGTCGGAGCTCCCGGCACTATCAGGCTGCGTTTGCGCGTGACCTGACGGAGATCTTCGAGAACCCGCAGGAGAACTGTGTGGACGTGGTGAACGATCCCCAGAACCCGGGCTTCTACAACACCACCGTCCGGGTCGATACCGGCGGCGACCAGTGGCGCGGCACCCGTTGGGCCGACGGTTCGACCGTCTTCACCGGGTTCAACACGATGCTCCCGCCGAACGGCCCGAGTTGTATGGAAGGCGGCGGCGACTCCGCCAACTCGATCATGTCCGCCGGCGGCTACCACTCCGGCGGGGTTCAGGTCGTCTTCGGCGACGGGTCGGTCTCCATGATCAACGAGACGATCGACGTCGGCGACCAGACCGCCTTGGCACCGACGTTTGGCCGGAGCCCCTACGGAATCTGGGGCGCACTGGGCAGCCGCGACGGCGGCGAAGTCGTCGACGAGTTCTGA
- a CDS encoding ribonuclease D — protein MPRSRRSSRSDSRGDSARGAETSSSSPGGGFRRGVGTGGPADDDALITDQAEFDDFCQRARDARLVAFDTEFVSESTFRPELCLMQFSAAGETVGVDPFELTDLTPWWDLMTDDRTTVIVHGGQAEVKFCLEATGQAPRRLVDVQLAEGLRSTSYPLGYDALVQRVLNVRAPKGSQTRTDWRRRPLSADQLSYALRDAEFLPKIWEIQRKDLQERGRTAWAAAEFVRFVRSLAEDHRREPHERLSGLSKLSRRDLAVAREVAIWRQAEAEEKNRPVRRILRDDLVIDIAKRQPETEEQLLAPRDMNRGDIRRSAEDLLAAIERGKAVSDDDLPERVRREGPDKNPDEHVLGQLLGIALSSLCNEHEVARTIAGTAKDLRELVRWHTAGRPEGVEVPLLATGWRKELCGQLLTDLLDGEIAMRVADAKGDHPLSFERG, from the coding sequence ATGCCCCGCTCCCGCCGATCGTCCCGTTCCGACAGCCGCGGCGATTCGGCCCGCGGCGCCGAGACCTCCTCTTCAAGCCCCGGCGGGGGCTTCCGGCGCGGCGTCGGCACCGGCGGACCGGCGGACGACGACGCCCTCATCACCGATCAGGCGGAGTTCGACGACTTCTGCCAGCGGGCCCGCGACGCCCGCCTCGTCGCTTTCGATACGGAGTTCGTCTCCGAATCCACCTTCCGCCCCGAACTGTGCCTCATGCAGTTCAGCGCCGCGGGGGAGACCGTCGGCGTCGATCCGTTTGAACTGACCGATCTCACCCCCTGGTGGGATCTGATGACCGACGACCGCACCACCGTGATCGTGCACGGCGGGCAGGCCGAGGTGAAGTTCTGCCTGGAGGCCACCGGCCAGGCGCCGCGGCGGTTGGTCGACGTGCAGCTCGCCGAGGGATTGCGGTCCACCAGCTATCCGCTGGGCTACGACGCCCTCGTGCAGCGGGTGCTGAACGTGCGGGCGCCGAAGGGCAGCCAGACCCGCACCGACTGGCGCCGCCGGCCGCTGTCGGCGGACCAGCTCTCCTACGCCCTGCGGGATGCGGAGTTCCTGCCGAAAATCTGGGAGATTCAGCGGAAGGATCTGCAGGAACGCGGTCGCACCGCCTGGGCGGCGGCGGAGTTCGTGCGGTTCGTCCGCAGCCTGGCCGAAGATCATCGCCGCGAACCGCACGAGCGGCTCTCCGGCCTGTCGAAGCTCTCCCGCCGGGACCTCGCCGTGGCGCGGGAGGTCGCGATCTGGCGCCAGGCGGAAGCCGAGGAGAAGAACCGCCCGGTCCGCCGGATTCTGCGGGACGACCTCGTCATCGACATCGCCAAGCGGCAGCCGGAAACCGAAGAGCAACTGCTCGCCCCCCGGGACATGAACCGGGGCGACATCCGCCGCAGCGCCGAGGACCTCCTCGCCGCGATCGAGCGGGGCAAGGCGGTGTCCGACGACGACCTGCCCGAACGCGTCCGCCGCGAGGGGCCGGACAAGAACCCGGACGAGCACGTGCTAGGCCAGCTGCTCGGCATCGCCCTGAGCAGCCTGTGCAACGAGCACGAGGTCGCCCGCACGATCGCCGGCACGGCGAAGGACCTGCGGGAACTGGTCCGCTGGCACACCGCCGGCCGGCCGGAGGGCGTCGAGGTCCCGCTGCTGGCCACCGGTTGGCGCAAGGAACTGTGCGGCCAGTTGCTGACCGACCTGCTGGACGGCGAGATCGCGATGCGCGTCGCCGACGCCAAGGGCGACCACCCGCTGAGCTTCGAGCGCGGGTGA
- a CDS encoding flagellar motor protein MotB: MDDDAPPGVPEWVVTYGDMMSLLLTFFIMLVSMSEIKEKSKYREVLASLHDRLGYPAGALSAPGDETAGTVSDSIEAEAGTPPVAEPGDGGTPRPTSPGAEPMLTREPAGRPVPAGAPALFEPNTDRLAKGEEARLDAVADSIAGKLQVVELRGFAPADEANDFDTLAYRRARIVLGELVRRGVRPDRFRLRTGGVPMSHATFGPDAPPPDRVEIWVLDRLAPAPRGGR; the protein is encoded by the coding sequence ATGGACGACGACGCACCGCCCGGCGTGCCGGAATGGGTCGTCACCTACGGCGACATGATGAGCCTGCTGCTGACCTTTTTTATCATGCTGGTGAGCATGTCGGAGATCAAGGAGAAGTCGAAGTACCGCGAGGTGCTGGCGAGTTTGCACGACCGGCTGGGCTACCCCGCCGGCGCGCTGTCCGCTCCGGGGGACGAGACGGCGGGGACGGTGTCGGACTCGATCGAGGCGGAGGCCGGCACCCCCCCGGTCGCCGAGCCGGGCGACGGGGGCACCCCCCGTCCCACCAGCCCCGGGGCCGAGCCGATGTTGACCCGGGAGCCGGCCGGCCGACCGGTGCCGGCCGGGGCGCCGGCGCTGTTCGAACCGAACACCGACCGCCTCGCCAAGGGGGAGGAGGCCCGGCTGGACGCCGTCGCCGACTCCATCGCCGGCAAGCTCCAGGTGGTGGAGCTCCGCGGCTTCGCCCCGGCGGACGAGGCGAACGACTTCGACACCCTCGCCTACCGGCGCGCCCGGATCGTACTGGGGGAACTCGTCCGGCGCGGCGTGCGGCCGGACCGCTTTCGGCTGCGAACCGGCGGCGTCCCCATGAGCCACGCGACCTTCGGCCCGGACGCCCCCCCGCCGGACCGCGTGGAGATCTGGGTGCTGGATCGCCTCGCCCCCGCCCCCCGCGGCGGCCGCTGA
- a CDS encoding tetratricopeptide repeat protein: MFASRSLAGLAALSALLLVPPASACLWDTDTLWQERQAWPGTLELIVGKFPRHTDEFYEHRVKDRQSKLRLHAAGEQEMTPEQRAAAWDDLAVALDKLGRRDEALAALDRKQADVGEVGAYETAANRGTVLIHAGRYEEGLKEIDRALALNPDAHFGRERIQKLLVEYLLERKGDAEKVPLPLAPSDAETNFAVFLHKRGVSIAEGRKGVEGMMRFGDYRSPVLLEALGDLLSTSGKSGEIDGSLPRRLAGRAYLAAGRAAPEAREEYRELAVRPLAWQSEDGKGIDFEDFSQRLEREFAETEAWFEKVREDEELWVAVSPDPDARFREKYGVAVLRVGDTSARPNSLQAQWSAKRSWALDVAVGVGGALTIAAIWGLIAWRRRQPNGWDAN; this comes from the coding sequence ATGTTCGCCTCCCGTTCCCTCGCCGGCCTCGCGGCGCTCTCGGCGCTGCTGCTGGTCCCCCCGGCGTCCGCCTGTCTATGGGACACCGACACCCTCTGGCAGGAACGTCAGGCATGGCCCGGCACGCTGGAGTTGATCGTCGGTAAGTTCCCCCGGCACACCGACGAGTTCTACGAACACCGCGTGAAGGACCGGCAGTCGAAGCTCCGCCTGCACGCCGCGGGGGAGCAGGAGATGACCCCGGAACAGCGGGCCGCCGCCTGGGACGACCTCGCCGTCGCCCTCGACAAACTCGGCCGCCGCGACGAGGCGCTGGCGGCGCTGGACCGCAAACAGGCCGACGTGGGCGAAGTCGGCGCCTACGAAACGGCGGCGAACCGCGGAACGGTCCTCATCCACGCCGGCCGCTACGAGGAGGGGCTGAAGGAGATCGACCGGGCGCTGGCCCTCAACCCGGACGCCCACTTCGGCCGGGAGCGGATCCAGAAGTTGCTGGTCGAATACCTGCTGGAGCGCAAAGGCGACGCGGAGAAAGTCCCGCTGCCGCTGGCTCCGTCCGACGCTGAGACGAATTTCGCAGTCTTCCTGCACAAACGGGGAGTGTCGATCGCGGAAGGGCGCAAAGGCGTCGAGGGGATGATGCGGTTCGGCGACTACCGCAGCCCCGTGCTGTTGGAGGCGTTAGGCGATCTGCTGTCGACCTCGGGGAAATCAGGCGAGATTGACGGGTCACTGCCGCGGCGGCTGGCGGGCCGGGCGTACCTCGCCGCGGGGCGTGCCGCTCCGGAGGCGCGGGAGGAGTACCGCGAACTCGCCGTTCGCCCTCTGGCGTGGCAGTCCGAGGACGGGAAGGGGATCGACTTCGAAGACTTCTCTCAACGGCTCGAACGCGAGTTCGCCGAGACCGAAGCTTGGTTCGAAAAGGTCCGCGAGGATGAGGAGCTGTGGGTCGCCGTCTCCCCCGACCCGGACGCCCGGTTCCGGGAGAAGTACGGCGTCGCCGTGCTGCGGGTGGGGGACACCTCGGCGAGGCCGAACAGCCTGCAGGCGCAGTGGTCCGCGAAGCGGTCGTGGGCGCTCGACGTGGCGGTGGGCGTCGGCGGGGCGCTGACGATCGCGGCGATCTGGGGACTGATCGCCTGGCGCCGCCGCCAGCCGAACGGCTGGGACGCGAACTGA
- a CDS encoding VOC family protein, producing the protein MSRPTSILGLLPAAALFACLAPLAAAAPLAAAAPQDGDNAPQDGDKAPQDVANEAAQDANPYRKPTIDVGVIVSDGEKSEKFYVDVLGFKKAREFRVDKTVAGDSGLTDYRPLHARVMTLGEGEDATQIKLVAVPGAPAARQDSRFINSTYGPSYLTLHVLDMDPILKAAAGHKLKPLAKGPVALGGDRYLALLRDPDGNFIELVGARPNMKVEEPKVEEPKDEPKKDGDQVEMKKDEPKKDEPKKDDVKKDEAKPDQPAEEAKDDAKAAAEKAGDAAAKATDAVEEAAKDAVDE; encoded by the coding sequence ATGTCGCGTCCCACTTCCATCCTCGGCCTGCTGCCCGCCGCCGCCCTGTTCGCCTGCCTCGCCCCGCTCGCCGCGGCCGCCCCGCTCGCCGCGGCCGCCCCCCAAGACGGCGACAACGCTCCCCAGGACGGGGACAAAGCTCCTCAGGACGTCGCCAATGAGGCCGCCCAGGACGCCAACCCCTACCGCAAGCCGACGATCGACGTCGGAGTGATCGTCTCCGACGGGGAGAAGTCCGAGAAGTTTTATGTGGACGTGCTCGGCTTTAAGAAGGCGCGGGAATTCCGCGTCGACAAAACCGTCGCCGGCGACAGCGGCCTGACGGACTACCGCCCGCTGCACGCCCGGGTGATGACCCTCGGCGAGGGCGAGGACGCCACCCAGATTAAGTTGGTCGCGGTGCCCGGCGCCCCGGCGGCCCGTCAGGACAGTCGGTTTATCAACAGCACCTACGGGCCCAGCTACCTGACCCTGCACGTGCTGGACATGGATCCCATCCTCAAGGCCGCCGCCGGTCACAAGCTCAAGCCGCTGGCTAAGGGCCCGGTCGCCCTCGGCGGGGATCGCTACCTCGCCCTGCTCCGCGACCCGGACGGCAACTTCATTGAACTGGTCGGCGCCCGCCCGAATATGAAGGTCGAGGAACCGAAGGTCGAGGAACCGAAGGACGAGCCCAAAAAGGACGGCGATCAAGTCGAGATGAAAAAGGACGAGCCGAAAAAAGACGAGCCCAAGAAGGACGACGTGAAAAAGGACGAGGCGAAGCCGGATCAGCCCGCCGAGGAGGCCAAGGACGACGCCAAGGCGGCTGCCGAAAAGGCCGGCGACGCGGCGGCGAAGGCGACGGACGCCGTCGAGGAGGCTGCGAAGGACGCCGTCGACGAATAA
- a CDS encoding Hsp20/alpha crystallin family protein, protein MSEQNLTNTSADQTTEETALTKTDAGQNEERSSSDGDGEALRSRYLPRVDVLETPDAFRLTADVPGASEDGLELTVEKDVLTLWAKVPDGPLARRDRDSLTTRGNGYPEGDWHRTFRLGQTVDRDGVEAELSRGVLTVTLPKAKEQLRRTIAVKTVA, encoded by the coding sequence ATGAGCGAGCAAAATCTCACGAACACCTCCGCGGATCAGACGACCGAGGAGACCGCCCTCACCAAAACCGACGCCGGCCAGAACGAGGAGCGATCCTCCTCCGACGGGGACGGCGAGGCCCTGCGGTCGCGGTATCTGCCGCGGGTGGACGTGCTGGAAACGCCGGACGCCTTCCGCCTGACCGCGGACGTGCCGGGCGCCAGCGAGGACGGCCTGGAACTGACCGTCGAAAAGGACGTGCTCACGCTGTGGGCCAAGGTTCCCGACGGCCCGCTCGCCAGGCGGGACCGCGATTCGCTGACGACGCGCGGCAACGGCTATCCCGAGGGCGACTGGCACCGGACCTTCCGGCTCGGCCAGACCGTCGACCGGGACGGCGTCGAGGCGGAACTGAGCCGCGGCGTCCTGACCGTCACCCTGCCCAAGGCGAAGGAACAGCTCCGCCGCACCATCGCGGTGAAGACCGTCGCCTGA
- a CDS encoding Hsp20/alpha crystallin family protein, whose product MKATAMRFVTRHPFAELDDVRREMNGLLRSFDRALSNPSAAADAALPPFNLHEAEDAVILTAELPGLDPEAVEVSVKADEVTVRGAWPAVETPENGHWLRRERPRGEFSRTVRLPFTPPVDGVEAEFARGVLTLVLNKPAERQARRIEVKSR is encoded by the coding sequence ATGAAAGCCACTGCCATGCGATTCGTCACCCGTCATCCCTTTGCCGAGCTCGACGACGTCCGCCGTGAGATGAACGGCCTGCTGCGGTCCTTCGACCGGGCGTTGTCGAACCCCTCCGCCGCGGCCGACGCCGCCCTGCCGCCGTTCAACCTGCACGAGGCCGAAGACGCGGTGATCCTCACCGCCGAACTGCCGGGGCTGGACCCGGAGGCGGTGGAGGTCTCCGTGAAGGCGGACGAGGTCACCGTCCGCGGCGCCTGGCCCGCCGTCGAGACGCCGGAGAACGGCCACTGGCTCCGCCGCGAACGGCCCCGCGGCGAGTTCTCCCGCACCGTGCGCCTGCCGTTCACCCCGCCGGTCGACGGCGTGGAGGCGGAGTTCGCCCGCGGCGTCCTCACCCTCGTGCTGAACAAGCCCGCCGAACGGCAGGCCCGCCGCATCGAAGTGAAGTCCCGGTGA
- a CDS encoding cytochrome c oxidase assembly factor Coa1 family protein, whose protein sequence is MPSADSFDDPAVASRPQQRGWWSRNWLWAAPVGCLTPLVLCGGCLFAVVGGAFGALKSSPPYAESLAAAQADADVQEALGAPIEPAFLVQGSFNNTNGNSDADLTYEISGPNGSGTVHVVGTAAPGGDWEYSEMSVQIPGEPAIDLLEGTPEGVEPDADAPEDVLMDETLEDETLEGETLEGETLEGETLEGEMLEDETLEGETLEGEMLEDETPEADVEEQP, encoded by the coding sequence ATGCCGTCCGCTGATTCGTTTGATGATCCCGCCGTCGCATCCCGTCCGCAGCAGCGGGGGTGGTGGTCGCGGAACTGGCTGTGGGCGGCGCCGGTCGGCTGCCTGACGCCGCTGGTGCTGTGCGGCGGGTGCCTGTTCGCGGTGGTGGGCGGGGCGTTCGGCGCCCTCAAGTCCTCCCCGCCGTACGCCGAGTCGCTCGCCGCGGCCCAGGCCGACGCGGACGTGCAGGAGGCGTTGGGCGCCCCGATCGAACCCGCCTTCCTGGTGCAGGGCTCCTTCAACAACACAAACGGCAACAGCGACGCCGACCTGACCTACGAAATCTCCGGCCCGAACGGCAGCGGCACCGTGCACGTCGTCGGCACCGCCGCCCCGGGCGGCGACTGGGAGTACAGCGAGATGAGCGTGCAGATCCCCGGCGAGCCGGCGATCGACCTGCTGGAGGGGACGCCGGAGGGCGTCGAACCGGACGCCGACGCGCCCGAGGACGTTCTCATGGACGAAACGCTTGAGGACGAGACGCTTGAGGGCGAAACGCTTGAGGGCGAGACGCTCGAGGGCGAGACGCTCGAGGGCGAGATGCTTGAGGACGAGACGCTTGAGGGCGAGACGCTCGAGGGCGAGATGCTTGAGGACGAGACGCCGGAAGCGGACGTCGAAGAGCAGCCGTGA
- the dxr gene encoding 1-deoxy-D-xylulose-5-phosphate reductoisomerase, whose translation MSVHSSRVVVLGSTGSIGTSACDVFAAREELIPLAFVAHRSWQTLAAQCRRHGVKIAVLADESVAAEVDRSAFPAGCELRFGEQAVEEVAAHPDADTVLSAIVGAAGLRGTWAAVEAGKRVALANKETLVVAGPLVTARAAETGAELLPVDSEHNAIYQALLAGRRDQVRRVILTASGGPFRGRPAESLHDVTPADALAHPTWDMGKRITIDSATMLNKAFELIEARWLFDLPADRIDVTVHPQSVVHSFVEYVDGSVLAQLSPPDMKLPIQYALTHPDRRPGPTAKFDWSRAFELTFEPPDRTAFPGLNLGTRVAERGGTAGAALNAADEVAVDRFLHGEIRFPDIARLCERALEEHPFEAEPTLAGLMEVDRWARAATQSAIV comes from the coding sequence TTGTCCGTCCATTCCTCCCGGGTCGTCGTGCTGGGTTCGACCGGCTCGATCGGCACGAGCGCCTGCGACGTGTTCGCGGCCCGCGAGGAGCTGATCCCGCTGGCGTTCGTCGCGCACCGCTCCTGGCAGACGCTCGCGGCGCAGTGCCGCCGGCACGGGGTGAAGATCGCGGTGCTCGCGGACGAATCGGTCGCCGCGGAGGTGGACCGTTCCGCCTTCCCCGCCGGCTGCGAACTGCGGTTCGGGGAGCAGGCCGTGGAGGAAGTCGCCGCCCACCCGGACGCGGACACGGTCCTCAGCGCGATCGTCGGCGCCGCCGGCCTGCGGGGCACCTGGGCGGCGGTGGAGGCGGGCAAGCGGGTCGCGTTGGCGAACAAGGAAACGCTGGTGGTCGCCGGCCCGCTGGTGACGGCCCGGGCCGCCGAGACCGGCGCCGAACTGCTGCCGGTCGACAGCGAGCACAACGCCATCTACCAGGCTCTGTTGGCGGGGCGGCGCGATCAGGTGCGGCGGGTGATCCTCACTGCCAGCGGCGGCCCGTTCCGCGGGCGCCCGGCGGAGTCGCTGCACGACGTGACCCCCGCGGACGCCCTCGCTCACCCCACCTGGGACATGGGCAAGCGGATCACGATCGACAGCGCCACGATGCTCAACAAGGCGTTCGAGTTGATCGAGGCCCGCTGGCTGTTCGATCTGCCGGCGGACCGGATCGACGTGACGGTCCATCCGCAGAGCGTGGTGCACAGCTTCGTGGAGTACGTCGACGGCAGCGTGCTGGCCCAGTTGTCCCCGCCGGACATGAAACTGCCGATTCAGTACGCCCTCACGCACCCGGACCGCCGCCCGGGGCCGACGGCGAAGTTCGACTGGTCGCGGGCCTTCGAACTGACGTTCGAACCGCCGGACCGCACGGCCTTCCCCGGCCTGAATCTCGGCACGCGGGTGGCGGAGCGGGGCGGCACGGCCGGCGCCGCCCTGAACGCCGCCGACGAGGTGGCCGTCGACCGCTTCCTCCACGGCGAGATCCGCTTTCCCGACATCGCCCGCCTCTGCGAACGGGCCCTGGAGGAACACCCCTTCGAGGCCGAGCCGACCCTGGCCGGCCTGATGGAGGTCGATCGTTGGGCGCGGGCGGCGACGCAATCTGCGATCGTGTGA
- the ftsH gene encoding ATP-dependent zinc metalloprotease FtsH translates to MPDAPRDPAGDPPPPEPAPRAPGDRGGKGKPSGKGNRPGPGNLLWLGLVAAAVLGLIALTTGGRSGKEMSVTRFRALIDDGTLTAESTKNVRFGPTAVSFLGPPGLTPDADGEPSPAEVAAEPDESEPNDGAPDAAEAPLSTAYRVPIYSLPSETKTALEEKMGAAGLDYSAAEPQPEWVGLAILFLPVLLLVGILVLVLKKFGGPGAAMSFGKSRGRLAAQDDVEVTFADVAGIDEAKEELKEVVDFLKTPQKYQALGGRIPRGVLLVGPPGTGKTLLAKAVAGEAGVSFFSLSGSDFVEMFVGVGAARVRDMFKQAGEKERAIIFIDELDALGKARGGGAPGGHEEREQTLNALLVEMDGFDSGQSVIVMGATNRPETLDPALLRPGRFDRTVTVDRPDKAGRLAILKVHAKRIRLGTGVDLERIAGITPGFVGADLANLMNEAALLAARAAKTAVSMTELEEAIERVVAGLEKGTRLIHDEEKERVSYHECGHALVACSLPHTDPVHKISIIPRGMGLGYTLHFPADERMLTTRTELFNRICCFLGGIAAEDLVYEEASTGAQNDLQRSTDIARRMVTEFGMSEVLGRVHYSDARTSFLGPQAAGETFHAEQTLRQIDLEVKALIDRAGQTAAEILTARRPLLDRMAKELLEVEVMDAAHLKRLLDEDTTGPRLSLGTKIGAKNGVPTEIELPSSDEATNEHEGIDVA, encoded by the coding sequence GTGCCCGACGCCCCCCGCGACCCCGCCGGCGATCCCCCCCCGCCCGAGCCCGCCCCCCGTGCGCCCGGCGACCGCGGCGGCAAGGGCAAGCCGTCCGGCAAGGGGAACCGCCCCGGCCCGGGCAACCTGCTCTGGTTGGGCCTCGTCGCCGCCGCCGTGCTGGGGCTGATCGCCCTGACCACCGGCGGCCGCAGCGGCAAGGAGATGTCCGTCACCCGCTTCCGGGCGTTGATCGACGACGGCACCCTCACGGCGGAGAGCACGAAGAACGTGCGGTTCGGCCCGACCGCCGTCAGCTTCCTCGGCCCCCCGGGACTGACGCCTGACGCCGACGGCGAACCCTCCCCCGCGGAAGTCGCCGCGGAACCGGACGAGTCGGAGCCGAACGACGGTGCTCCGGACGCCGCGGAGGCCCCGCTGTCGACCGCCTACCGCGTGCCGATCTATTCGCTGCCCAGCGAAACAAAGACGGCGCTGGAGGAGAAAATGGGCGCCGCGGGGCTGGATTACTCCGCCGCGGAGCCGCAGCCGGAGTGGGTCGGTCTGGCGATCCTGTTCCTGCCGGTGCTGTTGTTAGTGGGCATTTTAGTGCTGGTGCTCAAGAAATTCGGCGGCCCCGGGGCGGCGATGAGCTTCGGGAAAAGTCGCGGCCGCCTCGCCGCCCAGGACGACGTGGAAGTGACCTTCGCGGACGTCGCCGGCATTGACGAGGCGAAAGAGGAATTGAAGGAGGTCGTGGACTTCCTCAAGACGCCGCAGAAATATCAGGCCCTCGGCGGCCGCATCCCCCGCGGCGTGCTGCTGGTCGGCCCGCCGGGCACCGGCAAAACCCTGCTGGCGAAGGCCGTGGCGGGCGAGGCCGGCGTGAGCTTCTTCAGCCTCTCCGGCAGCGACTTCGTCGAGATGTTCGTCGGCGTCGGTGCCGCCCGCGTGCGGGATATGTTCAAGCAGGCCGGCGAAAAAGAGCGGGCGATTATATTTATCGACGAATTGGACGCCCTAGGAAAAGCCCGCGGCGGCGGCGCCCCCGGCGGGCATGAAGAGCGCGAGCAGACCCTCAACGCCCTGCTGGTGGAAATGGATGGCTTCGACAGCGGCCAGTCCGTCATCGTGATGGGCGCCACGAACCGCCCGGAAACGTTGGACCCGGCGCTGCTCCGCCCCGGCCGGTTCGACCGCACCGTGACCGTCGACCGCCCCGATAAGGCGGGGCGGCTGGCGATTCTCAAGGTGCACGCCAAACGGATTCGCCTCGGCACGGGCGTGGACCTGGAACGCATCGCCGGCATCACCCCGGGCTTCGTCGGGGCGGACCTGGCGAACCTGATGAACGAGGCCGCCCTGCTCGCCGCCCGGGCCGCGAAAACGGCGGTCTCGATGACGGAACTCGAGGAGGCGATCGAACGCGTCGTCGCCGGCCTCGAAAAGGGCACCCGGCTCATCCACGACGAGGAGAAGGAGCGGGTCAGCTATCACGAATGCGGCCACGCCCTGGTCGCGTGCAGCCTGCCGCACACGGATCCCGTGCATAAAATCAGCATCATTCCCCGCGGCATGGGGCTGGGTTATACGCTGCATTTCCCCGCCGACGAGCGGATGCTGACCACCCGCACGGAGCTGTTCAACCGCATCTGCTGTTTCCTCGGCGGCATCGCCGCGGAGGACCTTGTCTATGAAGAAGCCAGCACCGGGGCTCAAAACGATTTGCAGCGCAGCACGGATATCGCCCGCCGCATGGTCACGGAGTTCGGCATGAGCGAGGTGCTCGGCCGAGTGCATTATTCCGACGCCCGCACCAGTTTCCTCGGCCCCCAGGCGGCCGGCGAGACGTTCCACGCCGAGCAAACCCTCCGGCAGATCGACCTGGAGGTGAAGGCCCTCATCGACCGGGCCGGCCAGACCGCCGCGGAGATCCTTACCGCCCGCCGCCCGCTGCTGGACCGGATGGCGAAGGAATTATTGGAGGTGGAAGTGATGGACGCCGCCCACCTCAAACGCCTCCTCGACGAGGACACCACCGGCCCGCGGCTGAGCCTGGGTACAAAGATCGGCGCCAAGAACGGCGTGCCGACCGAGATCGAACTGCCCTCCTCCGACGAGGCCACGAACGAACACGAGGGCATCGACGTCGCGTGA